From Arachis duranensis cultivar V14167 unplaced genomic scaffold, aradu.V14167.gnm2.J7QH unplaced_Scaffold_74765, whole genome shotgun sequence, the proteins below share one genomic window:
- the LOC127744658 gene encoding ATP synthase subunit 9, mitochondrial: protein MTRMEKFEMLEGAKSMGAGAATIASAGAAVGIGNVFSSLIHSVARNPSLAKQLFGYAILGFALTEAIALFALMMAFLILFVF from the coding sequence ATGACGAGAATGGAGAAATTCGAGATGTTAGAAGGTGCAAAATCAATGGGTGCCGGAGCTGCTACAATTGCTTCAGCGGGAGCTGCTGTAGGTATCGGAAAcgtattcagttcattaattCATTCCGTGGCAAGAAATCCATCATTGGCAAAACAGTTATTCGGATATGCAATCCTGGGCTTTGCTCTAACCGAGGCTATTGCCTTGTTCGCATTAATGATGGCCTTTCtgattctctttgttttctaa